The following coding sequences are from one Epinephelus fuscoguttatus linkage group LG7, E.fuscoguttatus.final_Chr_v1 window:
- the mipa gene encoding major intrinsic protein of lens fiber a, giving the protein MWEFRSMSFWRAVFAEFYGTMFFVFFGLGAALRWTTGPHNVLHVAFCFGLAAATLIQSIGHISGGHINPAVTFAYLIGSQMSLFRAFFYIMAQCLGALAGAAVLYGVTPSNMRGNLALNTLQPGISLGMATTMEVFLTLQLVVCIFAVTDERRNGRLGSAALAIGFSVLMGHLLGMYYTGAGMNPARSFAPAVLVRNFVNHWVYWVGPMIGGAMGALLYDFMLFPRVRGLSERLATLKGTRPPEAEGQQESRGEPIELKTQAL; this is encoded by the exons ATGTGGGAGTTCAGGTCCATGTCTTTCTGGCGGGCTGTGTTCGCCGAGTTCTACGGCACCATGTTCTTTGTATTCTTTGGGCTGGGGGCAGCCCTCCGCTGGACCACCGGACCCCATAATGTCCTCCATGTTGCCTTTTGCTTTGGGCTGGCGGCTGCCACCCTCATCCAGTCCATCGGCCACATCAGCGGAGGACACATCAACCCAGCTGTTACCTTTGCCTACCTGATTGGCTCCCAGATGTCCCTGTTCCGTGCCTTCTTCTACATCATGGCCCAGTGTCTGGGAGCACTGGCTGGTGCTGCCGTGCTCTACGGGGTCACGCCCAGCAACATGAGAGGAAATCTAGCGCTCAATACG CTGCAGCCAGGCATCAGCCTGGGCATGGCCACCACCATGGAGGTCTTCCTCACCCTGCAGCTCGTCGTCTGCATCTTTGCTGTGACTGATGAGAGGCGCAACGGACGCCTGGGATCTGCCGCCCTGGCCATTggcttctctgtgctcatggGGCATCTTCTTGGG ATGTACTACACTGGAGCAGGAATGAACCCAGCCAGGTCCTTCGCCCCTGCTGTCCTGGTCAGGAATTTCGTCAACCACTGG GTGTACTGGGTGGGACCCATGATTGGTGGCGCCATGGGTGCTCTGCTGTATGACTTCATGCTGTTCCCCCGTGTCCGCGGACTCTCTGAGAGGCTTGCCACACTGAAGGGCACCCGGCCTCCAGAGGCTGAGGGCCAGCAGGAGAGCAGGGGAGAGCCCATCGAGCTCAAGACACAGGCCCTATAA